Proteins from a genomic interval of Cydia amplana chromosome 8, ilCydAmpl1.1, whole genome shotgun sequence:
- the LOC134650508 gene encoding cytochrome P450 6B1-like gives MILVLLALLGILVYYFGTRNHDYWAKRNVKHDPPVFLFGNNFKGFFGKKSFTEVANDVYNRFPNEKIVGYYRGSTPELYIRDPDIVRNILSNDFAHFYPRGLGRNPEVEPLLASLFHADGDLWKLTRQRLTPAFTTARLKAMFPLVVRCAERLQGVARAAAARPGACDVRDLMARFSTEFIGACGFGVETDSLGNEDSHFRKIGRLMFFRPLPVVIKLMMWELFPPLRSYIHVFDRKLDESFFDFVKNIREVRQCKPSGRHDFIDLLLELELKGKIVGESIEHRNPDGTPVTVDMEMDLKMMVAQVFIFFGAGFETSSSTTSYTLHQLAFNPELQLKIQSEIDEVLQKYDNKLCYDAVAEMTLLSMAFKEAMRMFPSLGVLNRVCARPYTFPELGLTVDPGVKIVVPVEALQNDQKYFENPRDFQPERFTPEELKKRHKYVYLPFGDGPRACIGSRLGEMQSLAGLAAVLQVCSVAPAATTRRVPPVDSTSNVVQAVRGGLPLQLTVRQ, from the exons ATGATTCTTGTACTGCTCGCGTTATTGGGGATTCTTGTGTACTATTTCGGTACTCGGAACCACGACTACTGGGCCAAGAGGAACGTCAAGCACGACCCGCCCGTGTTCCTGTTCGGAAACAACTTCAAGGGCTTCTTCGGAAAGAAAAGCTTTACAGAGGTAGCCAACGACGTATACAACCGGTTCCCTAATGAGAAAATTGTCGGTTACTATAGAGGATCCACTCCCGAGCTGTACATAAGGGACCCAGATATAGTGAGGAATATATTAAGCAATGACTTTGCACATTTCTATCCGCGTGGCCTCGGAAGGAATCCGGAGGTGGAGCCGTTGCTGGCGAGTCTGTTCCACGCAGACGGCGACTTGTGGAAGCTGACGCGGCAGCGGCTGACGCCGGCGTTCACCACCGCGCGGCTGAAGGCGATGTTCCCGCTGGTGGTGCGGTGCGCAGAGCGGCTGCAGGGCGTGGCCCGCGCGGCCGCGGCCCGCCCCGGCGCCTGTGACGTGCGCGATCTCATGGCGCGCTTCAGCACCGAGTTTATCGGCGCCTGCGGCTTCGGCGTCGAGACCGACTCCCTTGGCAACGAAGATTCCCATTTCAGAAAGATCGGCAGACTCATGTTTTTCAGACCGCTCCCAGTGGTAATAAAGCTCATGATGTGGGAACTTTTCCCTCCGCTAAGATCGTACATTCATGTATTTGATCGGAAACTCGATGAATCTTTTTTTGATTTCGTAAAGAATATAAGAGAAGTTAGACAGTGCAAGCCCTCCGGCCGCCATGATTTCATAGACCTGCTCCTGGAATTGGAACTCAAGGGAAAGATCGTAGGAGAATCAATCGAGCACCGGAACCCGGACGGTACACCTGTGACTGTGGACATGGAAATGGATTTGAAAATGATGGTAGCCCAAGTATTCATATTCTTTGGCGCGGGTTTTGAGACTTCCTCGTCGACCACAAGTTATACTTTGCACCAGCTCGCGTTTAATCCTgaattacaattaaaaatacaatcGGAGATCGATGAAGTTCTCCAGAAATATGATAATAAATTATGCTACGACGCCGTGGCGGAGATGACGCTGCTGAGCATGGCTTTCAAGGAGGCAATGAGGATGTTTCCGTCGCTGGGCGTGCTGAACCGCGTGTGTGCTCGCCCTTACACGTTCCCCGAGCTGGGGCTGACCGTTGACCCGGGAGTAAAGATCGTGGTGCCGGTGGAGGCGCTGCAAAACGACCAGAAATACTTCGAAAACCCGCGGGATTTCCAACCTGAGCGGTTCACTCCTGAGGAATTGAAAAAGAGACACAAATACGTATATTTACCCTTCGGCGATGGACCCAGGGCGTGTATAG GGTCGCGTCTCGGCGAGATGCAGTCGCTGGCTGGCCTAGCTGCGGTCTTGCAGGTATGCAGCGTAGCACCAGCGGCGACCACGAGACGGGTGCCGCCTGTGGACTCGACGTCTAATGTCGTGCAGGCCGTGAGAGGCGGGCTGCCCCTCCAGCTCACAGTCAGGCAATGA